The following coding sequences lie in one Saccharomyces mikatae IFO 1815 strain IFO1815 genome assembly, chromosome: 10 genomic window:
- the MNS1 gene encoding mannosyl-oligosaccharide 1,2-alpha-mannosidase (similar to Saccharomyces cerevisiae MNS1 (YJR131W); ancestral locus Anc_4.355): MKSLIAIPVATFVAFIAISYCVPWYTYFKGRPRPLRAEDMRDQIESMFLASWRDYSEYGWGYDVYGPIKHTFHNIPRGNQPLGWIIVDSLDTLMLMYNSSTQYKRKFKAEILKSEEWINDVLDFDIDAEVNVFETTIRMLGGLLSAYHLSDLLEVGNKTVYLNKAIDLGDRLSLSFLSSNTGIPYSSINLRSGQAIKNHADGGASSTAEFTTLQMEFKYLAYLTGNRTYWELVERVYEPLYKNNDLLNTYDGLVPIYTLPETGKFSGMTIRFGSRGDSFYEYLLKQYLLTHETLYYDLYRKSMQGMKKHLLRHSKPSSFSYIGERERGLKGGFSSKMDHLVCFMGGLLASGATDGLPFHEARNRPFFSFSPERKSDWALAKELTYTCYQMYNQTPSGLAPEIVVFNEGNTKRHGWWQSPSGDFFVKPHDRYNLQRPETVESIMFMYHLSHNSKYREWGAEIAKNFFENTCIDCSDPRLRRFTSLSDCITLPTKKSNNMESFWLGETLKYLYILFLDDFDLTKVVFNTEAHPFPVLDEKILKSKSLTTGWSL, from the coding sequence ATGAAGAGCTTGATTGCAATCCCTGTCGCAACCTTCGTTGCTTTTATAGCAATATCCTACTGTGTGCCATGGTACACATATTTTAAAGGGAGGCCAAGGCCGTTGAGAGCGGAAGATATGAGAGATCAGATCGAAAGCATGTTTCTGGCATCCTGGAGAGACTATTCCGAATATGGCTGGGGATACGATGTGTATGGCCCTATTAAGCACACTTTCCATAATATTCCTCGTGGAAACCAGCCGCTGGGTTGGATCATTGTAGATTCCCTGGATACTTTGATGTTGATGTATAACTCCTCCACGCAATACAAGCGTAAGTTTAAGGcagaaattttgaaatcgGAGGAATGGATAAATGATGTCCTGgattttgatattgatgCTGAAGTGAATGTTTTTGAGACCACTATTAGAATGCTTGGTGGTTTATTGTCAGCATATCATCTCTCAGATCTACTTGAAGTGGGTAATAAAACTGTTTACTTGAACAAGGCGATTGACTTGGGGGATAGGCTTTCCTTGTCATTTTTATCCAGCAACACTGGAATTCCATACTCTAGTATTAACCTACGTAGTGGTCAGGCCATTAAGAATCATGCAGATGGTGGTGCGTCTTCCACTGCAGAATTCACCACATTACAAATGGAGTTCAAATACCTGGCGTACTTGACGGGGAATCGTACTTATTGGGAGTTGGTTGAACGTGTTTACGAGCCTttatacaaaaataatgatctTTTGAATACTTACGATGGATTGGTTCCAATTTACACACTGCCGGAGACTGGCAAATTTAGTGGAATGACCATCAGATTCGGATCTAGGGGCGATTCGTTTTATGAGTATCTGCTGAAACAGTATTTACTGACGCACGAAACGCTTTATTATGACCTATATAGAAAGTCCATGCAGGGCATGAAGAAGCATTTACTAAGACATTCTAAGCCCTCCTCATTCAGCTACATCGgcgaaagagaaagaggcCTGAAAGGAGggttttcttcaaagatggACCATCTTGTTTGCTTCATGGGCGGATTATTGGCATCCGGCGCCACTGATGGCCTTCCTTTCCATGAAGCTCGTAATAgaccattcttttctttttcccctgaaagaaaaagtgatTGGGCTTTGGCTAAAGAACTAACTTACACGTGTTATCAAATGTACAATCAGACACCTTCAGGACTTGCTCCTGAAATCGTTGTCTTCAACGAAGGAAACACTAAACGACATGGTTGGTGGCAGTCGCCATCGGgcgatttttttgtaaaaccGCACGATAGGTATAACCTACAAAGACCAGAAACGGTAGAATCAATCATGTTTATGTATCATTTATCCCATAATAGCAAATACCGTGAATGGGGAGCCGAAATTGCGAAGaacttttttgaaaacaccTGTATTGATTGCAGTGACCCAAGATTGAGACGCTTCACAAGTTTGAGTGATTGTATCACGTTACctacaaaaaaatctaacaACATGGAAAGCTTTTGGTTGGGAGAGACCTTGAAGTACTTGtacatattatttttagatGACTTTGATTTGACTAAGGTTGTTTTCAACACAGAAGCACATCCTTTTCCAGTActagatgaaaaaattctaaaatCGAAATCTCTGACCACAGGATGGTCGTTATAG